The Candidatus Eremiobacteraceae bacterium genome segment ACAGCGCCTGGCGCGCGCTCCGGTCGGCGAGATCGAGCGGGATGCGCTCGAGCACGCAGCGCGGCGCGGCGTCCGCGAGCAGCGCCGTCTTGTACTCGAGCGTCGCGGCGTAGTCGACTTCGATCCAACGCAGATCGGCGCGCAGCGGCAGGCGGTAAGGCCGCGCATCGAGACCGGCCGCCAAGTTGAGCACCGCATCGACGCCGGGAGCGAGCCGCACGATGATGTCGTCCATCACCGCGGTGCGCACCACCATCGGCCAGCCGTACACGCGGGCGCGCGGGATGGTCGCCAAGATCTCCTCGCCGCGCGCGCCTGCAAGCGGGCGCGCATACGGGTCGTGGAACAGGGCGTCCGGGCGCTCGGACTCGATCGCGCGATACATCGCGACCCAATACGCGGTGTCGGCGACGGTGATCGGACGCTGCGTCTTGCCCAGAGCGTGGCCTCAGACGCGCGACTTCAGACCGCTCGCCGCGGCGTCATCCACCAGCCAGATCAGCGAGCCTTGCGCCGGCGCGACCCCTTGCGCCGGGAGCGCGTGCGCATCGCGGGGTCCCTCGAGCACGCGGGCCAGCACCGCCGCCTTCGCGGCGCCCGCGACCAAGAAGATCGCGGCGTCCGCTGCGTCGAGCACCGGATAGGTCAAGGTGAGCCGCCACGGCGCCGCGCGGTTCTCGGGCACGTGGACCGCCGCGCATGGCTGGTCTACGATGTCGAGCACGGGATTGCGCGGGAACAATGACGCGGTGTGGCCGTCCTCACCCAAGCCCAGATAGATCGCGTCGAGCGAGATCGAATCGCCGAACGACGCGCGCAGCTCATCCGCATAGCTGACCGCGCCGGCGTGGGGCTCGAGCTCGCCGCGCATCCTATGGACATTGGCCCTGGGCACTTGGAGCGGACCCAGCAGCAGCTTCTCCGCCTGCGCGTAGTTGCTCGCCTCATCGGTCGGCGGCACGCAGCGCTCGTCGCCCCAGAAGATGTGTATGTTCGGCCAGTCGATATCCTCGGCGAACTGCGGCGAGGCCAGCAGCGCGAAAAACGCGCGCGGCGTCGTTCCGCCCGACAGTGCGGCGTTGAAACGGCCGTGATCCTCGATCGCCGCTCGCGCACGAACTTCGAACTCCGTCGCGGCCTGATAGGCCACGTCGTCGGCGGTATCGAGCACGACAAGGCGGCGTTCTTGCGCCATCAGCTACTCCTCGGCGAGCGCGGCTTCGAGCATCGCGTCCCGCGACGGATCGTCGATCGAGCGATGCAGCAGCTCCGCTTCGGTCGCCTTCACGACGTGGAAGTTCCAGCTGCGGATCAGTCCGCCTTGTGCGTCGCGGACTTCGGCGACGA includes the following:
- a CDS encoding SAM-dependent methyltransferase, producing the protein MGKTQRPITVADTAYWVAMYRAIESERPDALFHDPYARPLAGARGEEILATIPRARVYGWPMVVRTAVMDDIIVRLAPGVDAVLNLAAGLDARPYRLPLRADLRWIEVDYAATLEYKTALLADAAPRCVLERIPLDLADRSARQALFARIGSECHRVAIVSEGLLVYLAPDDAGALAADLGVQPSFRSWVTDVASPWVLRMMERTWGKRLREGGTPFQFAPKDAAAFFAQHGWRIREYHANVIQAARLKREYPMAWFFKLVFAPWYRSEATRRSGPMVGVLLLDNARSTA
- the pgl gene encoding 6-phosphogluconolactonase gives rise to the protein MAQERRLVVLDTADDVAYQAATEFEVRARAAIEDHGRFNAALSGGTTPRAFFALLASPQFAEDIDWPNIHIFWGDERCVPPTDEASNYAQAEKLLLGPLQVPRANVHRMRGELEPHAGAVSYADELRASFGDSISLDAIYLGLGEDGHTASLFPRNPVLDIVDQPCAAVHVPENRAAPWRLTLTYPVLDAADAAIFLVAGAAKAAVLARVLEGPRDAHALPAQGVAPAQGSLIWLVDDAAASGLKSRV